The DNA window cacacctgggacacacctggaggaGAGGGACACACCcgggggcacacctggggctcacctgtccctgtccccagggccccTCCCGTCCCCCAAGGAGGTCGTCAATGGCAACATCAAAACCATCACCGAGTACCGCGAGGAGGAGGACGGGCGCAAGGTCAaggtgggcacaggtggcacCGGTGGGCACAGGTGGGCGCCTCAGAGCCCCGCAGGTGGCACCTTTGAGCCCCAGATTTGGCTCCTAAGGGGCTCAGGTGCTCCAGGTAACTCAAATTTGGCACCTTCTGAACCCCAGGTTTGGCTCCTGAACCCacaatttggctttttttgtgcTCAGGTGTtccaggaattcccaaatttgGGTTTTATGGGATTAGGCGCTTCAGGAATTCCCAAATTCgggtttttttgggatcagGTGCTTCCAGAGTtcccaaatttgggattttttggggctcAGGTgccccaggaattcccaaatttggtttttttttgggctCAGGTGCtccaggaattcccaaatttgggttttttgggattaggtgctccaggaattcccaagtttgggattttttgggattagGTGCTCCGGGAATTCccaagtttggggtttttttttgggtttcccGGCCCCATTCTCACGTTTCTCCCAGATCATCCGAACGTTCCGGATCGAGACCCGCAAAGCCTCCAAGGCCGTGGCCCGGCGTAAGGTGAGGGAAAGTGGGATTTacctggaaaaatgggaattaccTGGAAAAACGGgattggggaaaatgggatttaccTGGAGAAGTGGGGTTTgcctgggaatgggattgggatttacctgggaatgggaaaaatgggatttaccTGGGAAAATTTTGATTTAcctgggaaaaaggggggaaaatgggatttaccTGGGAAAAATTggattgggaaaaatgggatttaccTGGGAATGGGATTTACCTGGGGAAGGGAACTGGGATTGAGGCGTTCCCACGGGAACGGGGCCGGAATCCCGAATTTCCCGGAATCTTCTGGCtccttttccccccaccccagaaCTGgaagaaatttgggaattccgaGTTCGACGCCCCCGGGCCCAACGTGGCCACGACGACCGTGAGCGACGACGTCTTCATGACCTTCATCACCAGCAAGGAGGTAGggacaggtgtgcccaggtgtgtccaggtgtgcccaggtgtgtcctagctgtccccaggtgtgtcccagctgtccccaggtgtgtcccccatGCAGGACCTGAGCTGCCAGGAGGAGGAGAACCCCATGAACATCTCTAGGTGTGCCCCATACCCACGTGTGTCGCCACCTGTGTCCCTAGctgtccccagccgtgtccctagatgtccccaggtgtccccagctgtgtcctaGGGatccccaggtgtgctcaggtgtgtcccccatgcaggaggaggagaaccCCATGAACATCTCTAGGTGTGCCCCATACCCACGTGTGTCCCCAGCCGTGCCCCCGGCTGTGTCCCTAGGTGTCCCTAgcggtgtccccaggtgtgcccaggtgatcccaggtgtgcccaggtgtacctGTCCCACAGGACCTGAActgccaggaggaggaggacccCATGAACAAGCTCAAGGGCCAGAAGATCGTGTCCTGCCGCATCTGCAAGGGCGACCACTGGACCACGCGCTGCCCCTACAAGGACACGCTGGGGCCCATGCAGAAGGAGCTGGccgagcagctggggctgtccaCGGGCGAGAAGGAGAAACTGCCCGGAggtgggaccccaaatcccaaatcccgcttttttggggaatttttcccatatttttcccatttttgtaCTGTTACGGGGCCCTAAGGTCATCGTGGTGGCCCCGTTGTGATGGTGGCCCCAAGGTCACCATGGTGGCCctgttgtggtggtggtggtccCAAGGTCACCGTGGTGGCCCCAAGGTTACTGTGGTGGCCCCAAGGTCACTGTGGTGGGCACGTTGTGGTGCTGGTGGCCTCAAGGTCACCGTGGTGGCCCCAAGGTCACTGTGGTGGCCCCAAGGTTACTGTGGTGGCCCCAAGGTCACTGTGGTGGGCAcgttgtggtggtggtggcccCAAGGTCACGGTGGTGGCCCCAAGGTCACCGTGGTGGCCttgttgtggtggtggtggcccCAAGGTCACCGTGGTGGCCctgttgtggtggtggtggcgcAAAGGGCACTGTGGTGGCCCCGTTGTGGTGGTGGCCCCAAGGTCACCGTGGTGGCCttgttgtggtggtggtggcccCAAGGTCACCATGGTGGCCctgttgtggtggtggtggcccCAAGGGCGCTGTGGTGGCCCCGTTGTGGTGGTGGCCCCAAGGTCACCGTGGTGGccctgtggtggtggtggcccCAAGGTCACCGTGGTGGccctgtggtggtggtggcccCAAGGTCACCGTGGTGGccctgtggtggtggtggcccCAAGGTCAATGTGGTGGCCCCAAGGTCACTGTGGTGAGGctgttcctcacctgtccccacctgtccatcttccctctcacctgtccccacctgcAGAGCCGGAGCCGGTGGCCGCCCAGGTGAGCAAGACGGGCAAGTACGTCCCGCCCAGCCTGAGGGACGGGGCCAGCCGGCGCGGGGAGTCCATGCAGCCCAACCGCCGAGGTGAGCGCACCTGGGGGGataaaaacacacctggggggataaaaacacacctgggggagATAAAACCACACCTGGGGGGataaaaacacacctgggcacacctggggggataaaaacacacctgggggggataAAACCACACCTGGGGGGataaaaacacacctgggcacacctgggggggataaaaacacacctggggggatAAAACCACACCTGGGGGGATAAAACCACACCTGGGGGGGataaaaacacacctgggcacacctgggggggataaaaacacacctggggggataaaaccacacctgggcacacctggggggataaaacacacctggg is part of the Anomalospiza imberbis isolate Cuckoo-Finch-1a 21T00152 unplaced genomic scaffold, ASM3175350v1 scaffold_61, whole genome shotgun sequence genome and encodes:
- the EIF3G gene encoding eukaryotic translation initiation factor 3 subunit G, encoding MPTGDYDSKPSWADQVEEEGGEDDKVITSELLKDLPLPGVLGGPSSAEAELLKGGPLPSPKEVVNGNIKTITEYREEEDGRKVKIIRTFRIETRKASKAVARRKNWKKFGNSEFDAPGPNVATTTVSDDVFMTFITSKEDLNCQEEEDPMNKLKGQKIVSCRICKGDHWTTRCPYKDTLGPMQKELAEQLGLSTGEKEKLPGEPEPVAAQVSKTGKYVPPSLRDGASRRGESMQPNRRADDNATIRVTNLSEDTRETDLQELFRPFGSISRIYLAKDKTTGQSKGFAFISFHRREDAARAIAGVSGFGYDHLILNVEWAKPSTN